One segment of Syngnathus scovelli strain Florida chromosome 6, RoL_Ssco_1.2, whole genome shotgun sequence DNA contains the following:
- the pskh1 gene encoding serine/threonine-protein kinase H1 homolog, producing the protein MGCRNTKVLPEPPGDVQLDLVKKVDPPRQTDIYKHFIRGDGTASKVDEAGGGGGDKTGSISPPLLQGQASTPVASAQIPKNPSEVSDPQRKKVAKYRAKFDPRVTAKYDIKALIGRGSFSRVVRVEHKSTRQPYAIKMIETRYREGREVCESELCVLRRVRHTNIIQLMEVFETAERVYMVMELATGGELFDRIIARGSFTERDATRVLQMVLDGVKYLHTLGITHRDLKPENLLYYHPGADSKIIITDFGLANSRKKGDECLMKTTCGTPEYIAPEILVRKPYTNAVDMWALGVISYILLSGTMPFEDDNRMRLYRQILKGKYSFSGEPWPSVSNLAKDFVERILTVDPSARLNAGQALKHPWIVSMAAASSMKNLQRCISQNLLKRASSRCHSTKSAQSTRSSRSTKSNKARRVREKELRELNRRYQQQYNG; encoded by the exons ATGGGGTGCAGGAATACTAAGGTCCTCCCTGAGCCTCCAGGGGATGTTCAGTTGGACCTGGTCAAAAAG GTGGATCCACCCCGTCAAACAGACATCTACAAGCACTTCATTCGAGGAGATGGTACGGCTAGCAAGGTTGATGAGGCTGGTGGTGGGGGAGGGGACAAGACAGGTTCCATCTCCCCACCGCTTCTTCAGGGACAAGCTTCCACTCCTGTTGCCTCCGCCCAAATCCCTAAAAACCCATCTGAGGTGTCAGACCCTCAGCGAAAAAAGGTGGCCAAATACCGAGCCAAGTTTGACCCACGAGTCACAGCCAAGTACGACATCAAAGCTTTGATAGGTCGAGGGAGTTTTAGCCGGGTTGTACGTGTGGAGCACAAGAGCACTCGGCAGCCGTACGCCATAAAGATGATTGAGACCCGGTACAGGGAGGGAAGGGAAGTTTGCGAGTCCGAGCTGTGCGTTCTTCGAAGGGTTCGCCACACCAATATAATCCAGCTAATGGAGGTCTTTGAGACGGCCGAGCGAGTTTACATGGTGATGGAGCTGGCCACCGGAGGGGAGCTGTTTGACCGCATCATTGCTCGCGGCTCTTTTACGGAGCGAGATGCCACCCGGGTGCTGCAGATGGTGCTGGACGGCGTCAAGTATCTCCACACTTTGGGGATCACGCACCGAGACCTGAAGCCTGAAAATCTGCTGTACTACCACCCTGGCGCCGACTCCAAAATCATCATCACTGACTTTGGTTTggccaacagcaggaaaaagggtGACGAGTGTCTGATGAAGACCACTTGCGGCACACCTGAGTACATTGCCCCCGAGATCCTGGTGAGGAAACCCTACACAAATGCCGTCGACATGTGGGCATTGGGGGTGATCTCGTACATCCTGCTGAGCGGAACCATGCCCTTTGAAGATGACAACCGTATGAGGCTATATCGGCAGATCCTCAAGGGGAAGTACAGCTTTTCTGGAGAG CCATGGCCCAGTGTGTCCAACCTTGCCAAAGACTTTGTGGAGCGGATTCTAACTGTGGATCCTAGCGCACGGCTAAATGCCGGCCAGGCGCTCAAGCACCCTTGGATTGTCAGCATGGCTGCTGCCTCTTCCATGAAGAACCTACAACGCTGTATATCTCAGAACCTGCTGAAGCGGGCGTCATCTCGCTGCCACAGCACTAAGTCGGCCCAGTCCACACGCTCCAGTCGCTCAACCAAATCCAACAAAGCTCGTCGCGTTCGGGAAAAAGAGCTGCGTGAGTTGAACAGACGCTATCAGCAGCAGTACAATGGCTGA